tttctgtacagtggctgtgtggtaagtagcttgcttacgaaccacatggttccaggttcagtcccactgcatggcactttgggcaagtgtcttctactatagcctcaggctgaccaaagccttgtgagtggatttggtagacagaaactgaaagaagcccgttgtatatatgtatgtgtttgtccccccaacatcgcttgacaaccgatggtggtgtgtttaagtccctgtaacttagcggttcggcaaaaagaccgatagaataagtactaggcttacaaagaataagtcctggggtcgatttgctcgactaaaggcggtgttccagcatggccacagtcaaatgactaaaacaagtaaaagagtaatgtcaGATCAATAATTCTGTAAAGTCGTAGTAGCTATATTATTGGCAAGTCCTTTACAAGAAGAGTCAAGTATAAAACTTCCACATTGCTTTCAAGGCTATTGTAAATCCTACAGGTTGGAGATTTGTTTTGGTATTGATGCCAATGTTGCAAAATGCTACAGGTAAAACGGTGTCTTAGAGATTtcatagttggcattaggaagggcatccagttgaagaaaccaagccaaaacagacaatagagcctGGTGtggcatggaaaatgaacattaaatgttgataatgaagatgatgatgataattgcttTTAAAAAGTTGTTCtggatttattttttttgcatggTGACATTAATGGAGTAAATGGCTTGTCTCAACACCATAGCAATTTCTCTGTTGGTGTTAGGAGAACACTGTCATCAAGCAGGTAGAGAATATTGAAGCAACCAATGTCTTCACATATACAGATGATCTTTTCCATATGCAACAACATTGTTTTTAATCTTGTCAGTTTATATCTATCCATGTTTTGTGGGTTTCAATAACTAGAAAAGAACCTTCATCACTGAGCTCTCAAGTCAATCAGAATCATGCTAAACATTAGAAATTATACTGTATTTTACATTTAATCTTTCGGGTTTGCATAAGTTTATAAACTCAAGTTTTTCACATGTTGTTATAACAAGTATTTTATACTTAAATTTGAGATGAGCTGCTGTTAACATGAGAATTTTTTTAACTGTTAATCTTATCTTTAGAGATGAAcattaaaaaacatatttacatgcacatttCTCTTTCTACATGTGTGTAGCCATGCAACTCTTCTACAAGAACCTGCTCATCCCCTTCTTTCGTGTTTTACCTTTTGCCCCATCATAAAGCTGACTCACCTCCCACTCCCTCAGGGCTTGTAGTCTTGTGAGTTTTATAATTACCTTAATAGTGCTTTtggcaggaaaaaaaaagcacccagtacactctgtaaagtggttggcgttagcaagggtattcagctgtagaaaccatgccaaagcagacactggagcacaatgcagtgcTTGGAGCcattggttcctgtcaaaccacccaacctatgccagcatggaatgtagATATTACATGATTATGATGACTATTTTTCAGTTGATTTTACTCCAGATTGACATCAGAAAGTGTAGATAATATCAGGCATTTTTACTTGATATTCTTTTCAATGCCTGTTGTCATGATGACGATAAACAGATGAATTAAGTTGGATTGGATGGAACttgcagaagagggagacccaagaaaaCAGGGGACAAAGTAGTGAAGGCTTATCTCAAGATGCTGAATCTCATGGAGTGGATGACTGGTGATTTGCTATGCTTAAGAAGACCCCTCCATCACAACAGAAATAATATCCTAAAACTACTTAGGTTATGCTTCTGCTTGTAGGACCCTGTCCAGCCCCACCTCTCTCTGCCCTGTTAAGCATTTTCCCACATTTCATCCCCTAATACCTCTCATTTCTCTATCTATAGTATAATACTCAGTTGCTGTAATCACTTTCATTTCTCATTATCATCCCTGTCCACACTGTTTTCATCAGTCATCTCCTTTTCTGCCTTCACATACAGCTCATCCCTCTCACATCTAACATCACACCCTCACTTACCATAATGCCCTTGAGCCACTTGCAtatctctcaccatcacttgctTACAAGCACCTCTGTTCCCATCTTTTCCCCATCATGATCCACTGTATCTTGAAATGCTCCAGTACTTCTGACTTCTTTCCAAATTACTCAGCATTTTTTGTTGTCTAAGGAGAGTCATTAtcccaatataattaacacacacactggttcaattccactccttctctttattattagtcaattggttaaatatccaactaatttgttttgtttttgagaaacaaaagcaaaacaaattagTTGGATATTTTaccaattgactaataaagaaaaggaatggaattgaaccagtgtgtgggTTAATTAtactggcataatgactctccctagcccacaaaatttgtttcaacactcaaattcacataaagaatcttgcaaaccaaatacaaaaacaaagtaaactACTCAGCCTTGTATCTCTATTACAAATCATCTAGGCTTGCTCTTTCATCACACTCTTGTCTGTCAAGACCTGGCATACAACCATTATATGAGAAACAATTGCTAAGAATCATAGTTTATTTAGTTCAAATGTTTGACTTCagttgtctgtatgtataagtgtatgcttGCTATTTTTGCAAATGGTAGCTGTCAACCTTCAACCATAGTTCACCATAAAGCACCTGGATCAGgacattattataatgatttcatagcaaaagtaaaaaatatattttaactttaagCACTGTAACTTGTGTGTAAGAGTTCAGCTTTACAAATTGAAGACAAATTTGAGAgtacattgtttaaaatatactCCATTTCCAATGTACAAAATGACAAAGATGAGTTAAGTACACTTCTCACTGCAGATTTCACTCTCAGTTTCCTATGATgtaatatggaaaaataaataagaagttaTAATACTGCTGTAAAGTTCTAGAAAATCAGTTTAGTTGGTactaatatatatcattacattgtCTCTTTTAATCTTACCAACTTCATCATCTTCATAGGTATTGGCAGGAGTGGGAAAACCATCATCAAAAGGAAGTTGGTCTTCTTCTAAAAAGTCATTAAACTCTTCTTCAGTGCTAAGACAGAAATTATGTAAGACACAGCAAGCCATTATAACATTTGGAATGAGTGCAGTGCGGGTCATTCCAACAAATTGTAGTCGACACCATCGACCTCTGAGCAGATTAAAAGCTTGTTGTGTAACCAGTCGAGTTTCAGTTAATCTTTTATTGTACTCTTGCTGATCTGGAACGAGGCAAGTTTCATCTAAGAAAGGGGTCAACAACCATTTTTTCAGTGGATATGCTGCAGCCCCAAGCAAGTGTATGTCTTCtttaataaagaaatttgttggattattttctatttcatggaATATATCTGATTCACACAAAACAACAGAATCATGGACAGAACCAGGCCAGCCAGTGTAACAATCAGTAAACTTCATGTTGTGATCACAGATTGTCTGCAATACCATTGTATGAGTCTTTTTACGGTTGATGTATACTTCAGGGTGATCTTTTGGGCTGAGAATTGATATGTGTGTAGTAGCCATGATACCAAGAACATTTGGAAATGCACTGATGTTGTAGAAACCTTGGACAATGTCTTCAACCTCAGTATGGTTTGGCCATTTGATAACAActgttttcagtttgtttaatccTTTGATTATGCTGTCAAGAATAACTGATGCAGAAGATTCACAGACTTGAAATTGTTTTGCAATGTTACGTACTGATTCACCTTTGGCACCAAGAAACCGCAAACACATCAGCACCTGAATGGTAAAATGTTTATAGCAAATAATAATCCAAAATTAAAGTAGGAATATGTAGACTAAACATCAATATACAAAATGTGAAAgcttgagaaatctgtagtttttttttttttttaagcacagGTCAGATAGATTTTAATATTTCGGCTATTCTTTAAGACATTATATGAGGAAACAGCCTACCTTTATCTCCTTGAATAATTAGTTTTATCTTACAGTTCTTCTTCAACACTGACATTAATATTAGGCAAAACAGGTTTTGTAAATTAAAGTATTATCCTTAGGATGTGTATTTGTGAAAATGAAGGTTCACAGTTTGGAAACCATTAGCATTGTGCCCTCAGAAAAGGAAATCAACAATTGCTAGCTCAGAAATTCTAAGTACAgctcagtgtatgtgtgttctgaGTGTTTTATTAATTAACAGTGTTAAGTTTAAACCTTTCAGTTCTAAGAGCAAAGGAGGGGTGGGGTGGATGTCATCAGTAGAATAACAGGGAGATAGTCTGTAGTATAAAGTGATACGGAGACAAGTCAAAAACTGTTTACATGTCtttttataatgatattgataaaaatgttacaaaaaaacaaagaattaatttTGCAACTACAAATTTATGACTTCCATTGGATTATGAAAACACCTATTATCTCtgttaaccctctagcatttaaagCAGCTATAATATTCTCtagttgaaactggccagatccagcttcttgcatctatcctacaatgtcattataaaagtaaacaatcacatcataaatCTCAAGgttgtgagataatgcatgatgaatgcaaagcaatatgaataaataagcagtacatttgacagagtagtctgaatgctaaagggtttatcCTCAAaataactgtcatcatcatcattgtttaacgtccgcttgccatgcaagcatgggttggacggtttgactgaggactggtgagccagaggctgcaccaggctcatgcatttaatttcaaagaaaacaaaatgggataataataatacaaaaacgaTAGAAATTATTCCTTCCAATAGCTGAATGTGTCAACTGCCTTTGATATGCTAATAAACCAATATCTCAGTGCTGATTTTCCATTAGAACTGTGCAGTTAATATGAAGAATGTTGTCCTCATCTATAtattcaatcattattattaagcaaATGTAAACCAAATTACAAAAGAATTTAGGGATAGCATTTGTTCTCTTGTACCAGTTCTGTAAATAACACTGTGGCATTTTATTTTGAGGCAAGGCAAGCTAGGTAAGTCACTGATTAGTCCTTGGACAATTTCAATATGCTATCTCCTCTGTCTTTTCTCCTGACACTATAATATCTCCTGGTCCTCAGAGCTAGCTGGATCCATACTACCTCACACAGGCATCCCACAGCCACTAATCTCTGCTCCTTTTATGGCCCTTTTTGTGTACCAGCTTCAGACCCCATACTAATCACGTAATCCCAGTCCTTCTTTCTCCAAGTGCTATCCTCTGGAATGATGTTCAGAGAAGTCTAACTCTTGAATCTTTTTTCATGCATCATTATTCACCTGTTAGCTACTCTACTATTTAAAATAGTCAGTGGCGAACACCAATTAGCAATAGTTTCTTGTGAATCTTTgatcatttgtttttgaaagagagAGCAAGCGAGAAGGGATTTCCCTCAAAGCACTCAGTTTAAAGGAATCTGAAGGCCTGTCTTGTACTGCTTTTCTCGTGTTGGATCAACAAAGCTACTTTGtcaaaaataatttacatttaaaaaatggcTACATAGACTGTACCACGGGCTAATTTCTTCCTTTCAATAATCCCAACTGAAAACAAACAAGGGAAGCATTAACATTATACTTTCTACAAGTTACATAGAAAGAACAAAACCAAGATAGATAGGCTTGTTTGGCAACCTAATAGAAATAACccgtaataataaatattttctttaaacgtTTTAAAGATAGGAGATGTATTAAGATAATTTTTTGGACGATGAatctcaaaatatttaattaacttaTGAGTTTGCTGCCTTTAGGTTTTgttgatgaaaaaaaattaaaggaatatctaatttttaatattaaaaatatttgttacattgGGATGACGAGTTTTGTGGTGTTGTCTTCGTATACATTCAACAGACGACGAATGACTTTTATGTTGTTCTGTGTTAAGTCAGCCAGgatttgagggagacttagctgctatttccagcacttAGAGACTGTCGTTGTAGAGTTGAACGTCAGTTTATTCTACATTTTACTGAATGAACCAGCAGAGAAAAATAACTGGTTATAAGTAGTTGTCAAGATACCAAAATTACAACTAACACCATGAAATTATGTTTGAAGTCTATTTCCTTACGTGATATTTACCATTTTAATTTTCCATGCTAAAATAGGAAAGTACTTAAGATAGTAACttcgtatatattcaaattaacgACGTTGGTTCGGTAAATTTTTACGCCGTTAGTTCTACGTAgtcacttgatttgctagaaatagcaatcaaattttctCTAAATCACACACATTGCTGTCTTCAAAAAAAGGAAGCACATGTTAAcgtcctagatatactatatcagaataaaagacaaagtggtAATAGCTGGAACGTCCTTCATCATTGATCTGCTCGATAAcagttaacctggggctaaaccaaCTTCGTAAACCCAGTGCAGACgttcaaacaataaataaaaaaacatatgcaGACAGTGATAAAAGAGATAAACATCCCCAGACATTGGTAGTAAATACAttgtttatttaatgttattattgtatgTTTACCTTCCTGTCCAACGGAACTGGTTTCCTGCCTCGGGTTTGATTCTCTCTCAAGATATGCGGCGATAGGTTTGAACATAGTGTTTCGAATGTTTCCGGATCCATTCGAAAATATTGACGGAATTGGTTGTCCCTAAAATTAAATAACACATCTCTTTCATTTGAACCTCGTACTTgagctttgttttgtttgttagatGTTGCGGCTGATTCACCTTTTCTCGCTAACGTCGCCAGCAAGCAGGTCGCCATATTATTATCCTTGTTGCCAGACAAGCTATTTTTCCTGAGAGGAAAACAATCATCCATTAGAAACAGATCGCATGCTGCATACAATGTAGCCAGAAAGGCCGTATCTTCCTGAGAAACTTCCATAGCTGTTAGAATTTATTCACCTTGTGATTAGTTGTCGTTCACAACATACATGAATGGAATTCAATGCCAAACGCGCGTAGAATGCTCATTCATAAAATATTACTCAGAACGAGGCTCCCCCTCCCTTTACTCAAcaaatttttcataatttaatattttttttttttaaatcttgctataattctaattttaactcatatattaaattttttaatccCAAAATAAATATATCGTCATCGCTGCTATTGCTGCCGCCGTTGCTGTcttcactgttatcatcattatcatgatcatgatcatcatcatcgtcgtcttctttTTATGTCGACTGTCTATATTGACATGGGCCAGGCGTGTAATCTCAGTTCTGAATTCGTTCTTATTTGAAGTTACTGTTCCCTACTCCCCGAATGAACGTATGTCGTCAGTGTTCCATTTTTGACCTaatttctacgactggatgcccttcctaatgctagtcactttacagaatgtattgtgTACATTTGACATGTTTCATTCCTAATATGTTTTATCatctttctgtcattagactgcagccatgctggggcactgccttgaggaattttagtcaaatgaatcgaccccagtacatttttctaATCCTGGTACtcactctattggtctcttttgctgaactcctaAGTTACAGTGGTGCaaacacaacaccagttgtcaagtgctgtttggggacaaacacagagacaaaaacacacataagtatatgtatgacaggcttctttcagtttctgtctaccaaattcactcacaaggttttgattggcttgaggctatagtagaagatacttgcaaaggtgtcatgcagtaggactgaacctggaaccatgtgattgggaagcaaacttcttactacatagcgaTTCCTAGTAAGAATGGTTATAAATGCTATCGACATTTTAGTATATAATTTTCCACTATGTATCTTTCCACACCATGTATAACAAAGATGTACTTCCATCATCAgatataataacagaatcaacatTCACACTGCATTGAAAAGAAATTCCATCAGCATTTCCATTCATGTCATCTTATGTTTAGGCCAAACTCTTTAGCAAAACATGTAAAGCTGTTCAAAACTGTTGATATGCCTTCCAGttttttttacaggaagatagagtCATCTGCATTTATTATAATTGCCACTTTTGTTGTGAAAATAGTCCTTTAGTTTGGTTTCACTGTCATGGACTTTGATTGCTTCAGCATGACCTTACTTGTAATTCTCAGCAgatgtcatgctggagcactgcctttggtacgagtatgtatgtatatatatatacatatgcatatatatacagggtttggacaaaatgatggaaacacctagcatcatagcatcatgattttgaaatttctataaaaccgtcaaaagcttgtttatttttatgttttttgatttattattagtgttgcttaatatgttttgctaagaTTGCTGTTTCtgttcagatatcatcagaaaaaggtaattgatattcattaaaatgacagatctattggattttcaaagaggtcaaattgttggtgctcgtatggcaggtacCAGCacaatgaaaacagccgaaatgtttgatgcatcaagaagtactgtctcgaaagtgatgacagcttttgagaaagaacTCCGGAAGGAAACAAAAACTTTCTGATAGGGACCTTGTGATTCTTACGCGGATTggtagaaaggatcacaaaagtacagctcccaaaattactgcagagcttaatgaccacctcgagaacccagtttccacaaaaactgttcaccgagagctgcacaaagctggagggctgcaatcagaaaaccactgtTTTCacaaacaaatgttgcaaagcatttagagtggagtaaaaacctacagaattggtccctagagcagtggaagaatgttattttctcggatgagtcagcctttaccttatttctgaccaccggccgagtatacgtgtggagacagtcaaaagaagcatttgacccagactgccttctttcaactgttaaacatggaggaggatctgtgatgatctgggagtgggggttatatcttggaaatccggcagcccaatggtttcccttcatggcagaattaatagtcaagactatttaagcatcttatctgatcaaattcattctatggttgcggaactttctggagggaaacacaatctttcaggatgataatgcaccaattcacacagcctaagttgttactgaatggcatgaggaacattctagtgaagttgaacatcttatctggccaccacagtacccagatctcaatattattaaacatttatggtgcaatttagaaaaacaagtaaggagttgatatcttccatcatcatcactacaagtactggagactgttttagctgaagaatggacaaaaattcctttggatacaattcaaactttgtacgagttcatacctcatagaatttaagctgtaattactgccaaaggcagtcctactccatattaaaataaatttgtatatatatatgtatatacacaaaccccttcaggtagatggccctgctcaatatgtagaaaaggagtaggtagtaactctataagatgtacccggtgcaagctatggacacataagaggtgcagcaacaccaaaggcaggttaactaggaagttagtttttgtttgtggcagatgttcaggtgcaataaagactgtaaacaaacaggaaacaacttctatctcattccagggtgaaaaactagaggtagtcgatagcttccgctatctgggcgaccaagttagtagtgggggtgggtgcgcagaaagtgtagctgctagaataagaatNNNNNNNNNNNNNNNNNNNNNNNNNNNNNNNNNNNNNNNNNNNNNNNNNNNNNNNNNNNNNNNNNNNNNNNNNNNNNNNNNNNNNNNNNNNNNNNNNNNNNNNNNNNNNNNNNNNNNNNNNNNNNNNNNNNNNNNNNNNNNNNNNNNNNNNNNNNNNNNNNNNNNNNNNNNNNNNNNNNNNNNNNNNNNNNNNNNNNNNNNNNNNNNNNNNNNNNNNNNNNNNNNNNNNNNNNNNNNNNNNNNNNNNNNNNNNNNNNNNNNNNNNNNNNNNNNNNNNNNNNNNNNNNNNNNNNNNNNNacattgggcctcaccgaggcgatgactactgaccgagacctttggaaatgtgctgtgcgtgagaagacccggcaagccaagtaagatcgttgccagtgcccctggactggttcttgtgcgggtggcacatgagatgcaccattttgagcgtggccgttgccagtaccgcctgactggctcccgtaggatttttgaacgagatcgttgccagtgcccctggactggcttgtgcgagtggcacataaaagacaccatttcgagcgtggccgttgccagtatcgcctgactggccttcgtgcaggtgacacgtaaaaggacCTActtcactctctgagtggtttggcgttaggaagggcatccagctgtagaaactctgccaaatttagattggagcctggtgttgccatccggtttcaccagtcctcagtcaagtcgtccaacccatgctagcatggaaagcggacgttaaacaatgatgatgatgatgatgatgatgatgatgatatacacacacactcatatgagtgaattttgtaaacagaaactgtatggaagtgttatatatatacatatatatatatatatatatatatatatatatatatatatatatatatatatatatacatacatacagggtgattatgtatgtatatatgtattagtaggtatggggaaatatttccttgcttgggaATAGGTGAGgactggcaacaggaagggtatctagccacaaaaaaatctgtctcaacaaatttcatctgacctacactagcatggaaaagtggatgttaaatgatgatgatcacaatatatttcatgtattgaatatactttatatattggtCTGTCTAATTTACTTATCCATACCATTTACTTCTAAATCCagtcaagtttaaatctcttgaacACTACTaattgtattctatacagagaatatttggctctcatctatgaactatatatatatgcatatatatatatatatatatatatatatatatatatatatatatatatataNNNNNNNNNNNNNNNNNNNNNNNNNNNNNNNNNNNNNNNNNNNNNNNNNNNNNNNNNNNNNNNNNNNNNNNNNNNNNNNNNNNNNNNNNNNNNNNNNNNNNNNNNNNNNNNNNNNNNNNNNNNNNNNNNNNNNNNNNNNNNNNNNNNNNNNNNNNNNNNNNNNNNNNNNNNNNNNNNNNNNNNNNNNNNNNNNNNNNNNNNNNNNNNNNNNNNNNNNNNNNNNNNNNNNNNNNNNNNNNNNNNNNNNNNNNNNNNNNNNNNNNNNNNNNNNNNNNNNNNNNNNNNNNNNNNNNNNNNNNNNNNNNNNNNNNNNNNNNNNNNNNNNNNNNNNNNNNNNNNNNNNNNNNNNNNNNNNNNNNNNNNNNNNNNNNNNNNNNNNNNNNNNNNNNNNNNNNNNNNNNNNNNNNNNNNNNNNNNNNNNNNNNNNNNNNNNNNNNNNNNNNNNNNNNNNNNNNNNNNNNNNNNNNNNNNNNNNNNNNNNNNNNNNNNNNNNNNNNNNNNNNNNNNNNNNNNNNNNNNNNNNNNNNNNNNNNNNNNNNNNNNNNNNNNNNNNNNNNNNNNNNNNNNNNNNNNNNNNNNNNNNNNNNNNNNNNNNNNNNNNNNNNNNNNNNNNNNNNNNNNNNNNNNNNNNNNNNNNNNNNNNNNNNNNNNNNNNNNNNNNNNNNNNNNNNNNNNNNNNNNNNNNNNNNNNNNNNNNNNNNNNNNNNNNNNNNNNNNNNNNNNNNNNNNNNNNNNNNNNNNNNNNNNNNNNNNNNNNNNNNNNNNNNNNNNNNNNNNNNNNNNNNNNNNNNNNNNNNNNNNNNNNNNNNNNNNNNNNNNNNNNNNNNNNNNNNNNNNNNNNNNNNNNNNNNNNNNNNNNNNNNNNNNNNNNNNNNNNNNNNNNNNNNcaacgatcttacttggcttgccgggtcttctcacgcacagcacatttccaaaggtctcggtcagtagtcatcgcctcggtgaggcccaatgtacgaaggtcttgcctcaccacctcagcccaggtcttcccgggcctacctcttccacgggttccctcaactgttag
This region of Octopus bimaculoides isolate UCB-OBI-ISO-001 chromosome 6, ASM119413v2, whole genome shotgun sequence genomic DNA includes:
- the LOC106873678 gene encoding uncharacterized protein LOC106873678, which produces MEVSQEDTAFLATLYAACDLFLMDDCFPLRKNSLSGNKDNNMATCLLATLARKGESAATSNKQNKAQVRGSNERDVLFNFRDNQFRQYFRMDPETFETLCSNLSPHILRENQTRGRKPVPLDRKVLMCLRFLGAKGESVRNIAKQFQVCESSASVILDSIIKGLNKLKTVVIKWPNHTEVEDIVQGFYNISAFPNVLGIMATTHISILSPKDHPEVYINRKKTHTMVLQTICDHNMKFTDCYTGWPGSVHDSVVLCESDIFHEIENNPTNFFIKEDIHLLGAAAYPLKKWLLTPFLDETCLVPDQQEYNKRLTETRLVTQQAFNLLRGRWCRLQFVGMTRTALIPNVIMACCVLHNFCLSTEEEFNDFLEEDQLPFDDGFPTPANTYEDDEVGKIKRDNVMIYISTN